In the genome of Streptomyces aquilus, the window TGTTCTCAGCCCGTTCCGGGAGGTGGTTGCCGGCTGTGCGAGGACGGTGCGCGGTATGCACCTCGGCGACTCTGCCTCCGCCTCCGCCTTCCTCAAGGATCACATCGGCACCGTGCACACCATGCAGGGCAACGAGTCGGACGTCGTCATCCTGGTGCTCGGCACCCATCCCCGTGAAGGTGCTCATGCCCGCGCCTGGGCCGCCGAGAAGCCGAACCTCCTCAATGTGGCGGTGAGCAGGGCGAAGCGGCGACTGTTCGTCATCGGGCATCGGGAAAGCTGGAGCAAGGAGCCCTACTTCGACACGCTCGCCGACCCGACCCGGCTGCCGCTCCGCGCCTGGGCAGGCGGCCAAGGGGCGGGGCGGTGACAGTTCAACAGGCTGCGCGTGGGCTTTTCGCGGGGAGTAGCCGTAGTTGCCCGGCGGGCACCTTGAACGGTTCGGCGGCCTCCGAGTCCCAGAGCACGGCGTAGTCACCGGAGACCCCGAACGACAAATAGGGTCGCTCGGAGTGGAGTTCGTGTCCCTGTACGTTCAGCTTCGACCTGGGGACCGTTGGCTGTGCACAGATCCACTCAGGCTGGACTCCGAAGTAGGGCGGCGCGCTCTTCCCGTTGTCGGCGGCGGATTTGACGGCTGTTGCGGCATGGTCAGCGGACTCCACGGCCAGCACCGCGACCACTCCGAGCACCATGACCTGTGCAAGCAGATACAGCGGAACGTTCAGCTCCTCCCCCGGGCGGATGTAGGACACATGCCGATGCTTCGCGATGCCCCACGCTGCCGGCACGAACAGCGCCAGGCTCAGGAAGCCCAGCAGCTTGACGGCGGCCGTCGCCTGCCAGAGGCCTGGCACATCCAGGTCGCCGAGATCGAGCCCGAGCATGTTCGCGTACAGGGCATGGAGCACCGACCCCGAGGCAACCACAAAGGAGAAGACCGCCGTCAGTACCAGCGGAGCGGCCCAGGCCAGCCATTCGCCCCAGGTCCACTGCCGCACGAGTAGCCAGATGCCGATCACGGTGAACAGAACCGCAATGCAGAAGAGCATCTGGAGTGGTGTCGCCGCATCGGCCTGGCCCCAGCCGAGAACAGCAGTCAGCAGGAGCAATGCCGCGAAGCAGACGATGAAGACGCTCAGCACGCGCCCACCGGAGACAAAGGTTCGACTGCCGTCCCACAGTGCCCCCGCGAATGAGCCCACCGCCAAAAGCCCCCAGAACCAGGCCTGATAGCCGGAATGGTGGTTCGCGAGGACCGCGCAGAAGTCCATCGCCACCAGCCAGCCAACGATCTGGTAGGCATGGCGGAGCGCGGCCTCCTCACGTCTCCCGACGATATAGCTGCGTTCCCGTCCATACACGGCGCGCACATCGACATCGCTCCGGGGAGACGCTCCGGTCTGCATGTCCATGCGCGACAGCCGCCCGGCCTCCGAAGCCGTACCGCTCACCAGGGTCCCGATGTCGTGACGGCCTCGACGTTCACCGACTCGGGCGAGGAAGACGTTCCACCTCCAACGCAGTCGCGCAGCGAGGCCTTGGGCCTCCTGCGGGGGGCGCGGCTCTGGGCGATGCGCAACCGTGTGCACTCTCCACTCGGTGAGCACTTCCCGATCCGTTTCGAGCAAGTCGCAGCGTCTGACGTACATTTCGAGCCTGGCCGTCTTCGCCAGACGCTGGACCCGCCAAGCTGCGGCCCCCACCGTTCTGTCGTTGCGCGCCCCGAAGAGATGCACTTCGACGAGGTACATCCGCGAGTCGGCATCCGGCGTCAGCACGCCGGCCGATATGTCGTCACCTCTCGCGAATGACCTGACGACCCGCCAGTCCCGCTGCTCGAACTCCTTCTGGGCCTTCTCCCAATCCCCTTGCCCTCCTCGTACCTCGACGAGAGCGAGCGCCCGTTGGTCGTACCGAACCCCCACCACATGTCTCCCCGTAGCCATGCTCCGACTGCGCTTGGATCATTCCACA includes:
- a CDS encoding NnrS multi-domain protein, encoding MLTPDADSRMYLVEVHLFGARNDRTVGAAAWRVQRLAKTARLEMYVRRCDLLETDREVLTEWRVHTVAHRPEPRPPQEAQGLAARLRWRWNVFLARVGERRGRHDIGTLVSGTASEAGRLSRMDMQTGASPRSDVDVRAVYGRERSYIVGRREEAALRHAYQIVGWLVAMDFCAVLANHHSGYQAWFWGLLAVGSFAGALWDGSRTFVSGGRVLSVFIVCFAALLLLTAVLGWGQADAATPLQMLFCIAVLFTVIGIWLLVRQWTWGEWLAWAAPLVLTAVFSFVVASGSVLHALYANMLGLDLGDLDVPGLWQATAAVKLLGFLSLALFVPAAWGIAKHRHVSYIRPGEELNVPLYLLAQVMVLGVVAVLAVESADHAATAVKSAADNGKSAPPYFGVQPEWICAQPTVPRSKLNVQGHELHSERPYLSFGVSGDYAVLWDSEAAEPFKVPAGQLRLLPAKSPRAAC